In Epinephelus moara isolate mb chromosome 20, YSFRI_EMoa_1.0, whole genome shotgun sequence, the genomic stretch TGACTTATCATATTAACTCTCtctaaatcagtggatacagtTTTTTTAAGTGTCACATCAGCtgagacaacacattctcaccctgACCTCATTACATATTGACGTTAGGTCATAgaccttccacatccagataggatgtacaaggtaccctggatgcattggttgttgacgttttgGGACACTGTCAAGTTTGACCTTAGTTGGCCTTATAATCTTGTGGGACAAGAGCATTGCTCTCTCGAGTGAGGGTCAGTGTGAATccttttatccccattcaagttagcggagtgctTAACTTGGAGTAGCCGGCTTGGACACCGGAAGTTTCTTGTGTGCTTGCTGTACAGGCCAAACAGTGCAGAAGTAGTGCCAGTCATCCAGGTTATTTTATGCATGgcagtttgacttttttttttttttttttgcgccACTGAACAACTTAAATAAGAATGACAGGGTGCCGCCTCCAAtcctgtatccagttctctttatacatccaaggTACGAACGAGCAGGAATTTGTGACACCATAACTACTTTGAAAACTAATCATGATCAAATATGTGACTCACACAAGGTGTAAAGTGGAAACTTGAAACCGCCAGTGCACTGtacactgagagaaaactttTTCAGTGGAAAAAGGACATATTGTGTCTAGTGGCCTGTGGATAATTCATTGATTGGACGTAACAGCATGTATCGTTTTAGAAAGTCATTACTGAGTTGAAATCACTGCACTGGATCTCTGTTGAAGCAAACCACAGCACAGATTTACCTTCTCGATCTGTTTGGGAGTGGCCGTAGGAGCGTTGCCCATCTTCTCTGCAGTTTGCTCTGCCTCATCTGCCTCCTTGCAGCGCTGCTCGTAGGATCTTTTAGACTGGGAGGGAAACAGAACAGAAACCATCTGAAACTATAACACCCATGCTTTGTTTAACAGATCTTTGCTCTATGAACCCTTGACAGGAAAAGGGGGGGCAAGCTGTACTGAGAAAGAGGTATCTGCAGAAAAGACAAAGTACATCAAGTTAGACCTCACTTCCTTCTTCTGAGCAAAGAGAAGTATGAACTCAAGAtccttaatgtgttcatcacgcCAAAGTGTTATGACTGGCATGTACTTATTATCTTGCGAAACCATCTTCCTCTTGTACGCTAGGCTTATCTGTTAAGGTCTTTTCAGAATGCACTTCTTTAGTTACAAGCAGGATGTAGCTGCACTCCTGAATGCACGCATGCTGTTTACCACTGccacaaatatataaatagtagTATGAATACACTCACTGAAACTTTGTTAACAAGGGCCTGCAGGCACATGAGGTGTAATCACACAGATCATCATGATAATATGAATTGACCTTACGTCTATTGTTTTCTTGTAGAGGGAGACTTTTGTCTTCTGGACCTTCTCCATGATGACCTCAAACTGAGAAGTGAAGAACCACATAACATTGTCAACATCATCATAAAACCACACCCAGAGTGGCAGCTCTTTTTAGATTTCCTCCGTATGCAAacgagagaaaaaagaaaaaagctgctCACTGgtaccttttttctctgttctttcTGTCGCTCTCTAAACTGCTCCATTCTCTTCACCTCGTCCTTTAGGGCTGTAGACAGCTGAATGTGTGCGTTTCCTACATTTTCGATTTCTGAAAAATAACAAgacatacaaataaaaactcagaacTGACTGAGAGATGTATGAaatacacaggaaaaaaaagatacaggAAATATATCCTGTGCTTACGTGTTCTCATTTCATCAAAAGATGACCTCAAAGTGCTGtgaagataaaatgatgaatacatTTTACATGCACTGTTGTCTGCCAGTCATGCAGTGCAGAATAAATGCATTGCTTTGActtataaatattaataatgagTATATCATTGTTCAGAAGCACAAACACCCACCAAATCTCATATAAACCTCCGGCCTTGCGGGCAATTGTGACCAGTTCCTTGCCATATTTCTCTTCTGCTGATGCCCTATATGGACAAAACCACATCAGATCTGAGTCACTTCACACCGTGGTCACAAGTTTTCATCAAGACCAATTCATCGGAAATTTGTGTGCCCACCTCATTTTCAAGAGCTCCTCCATGTCTTTACATGTTCGTCGACCATCATGGAGTCTCTGACTGATGGTCTCATACCCGATATTACTGATGAAGTCCGCTCCCTGGAACCATAATACGCATACTTTTAGTGATAAGAAGAAATGTTTACAGGGAATTGAGCCTTAATACAAACCACAAATAATGAGGAATAAAAGTCAATATTAGTTTCTTTAGCCAGAAAGATGACTGATGATTtaaatcaggggtgtcaaactcatttcagttcataGGCCACATAATAggttgatctcaagtgggccgcAGCAGTAAAACCAGTGCATAATAAccaataaataacaacacagtCAAATTATaccctttaatttcttttaaaagtactttctgaaaatattctgaatcCATTCACAAAgcagatgatgaacagcctgaggtGTGATAAAAAGAATGAGTGCATTGTCAAACCATATGTGtaagtttttccacattcaatTAGTCTACTACTacctgtcattacatgtgcatttttccacacacttacacacatgtTTAGTCATgctgacatcaccacaccacactaaagtggaagctattgaggaAGCAGGTTAAATTAACCCCTGCCTCGCAAACGtgaaaaaaaagtgttcaaCTAATACTGTTATTAGGTAAAAGATTACACAGATTCTGGGATTTCAATGTACTGCAACATGTTGCCTAGTCctaattaaacgcccagtcccttttactagcctggtgttgctacacattttgacaaataaaggcctggggtctcatttataaacattgcgtatGCACAAAAACGAGGCCCGAAAGTGGCGTACACCACTTCCCATGCAGAAGTTGTGGTTTATAAAagcagacttgatgggagaaactttgccCCTcgcttacaaacattttggagaaaatTGGCGACatagatggtgaggtggaagcctgattgttgaaattatataatattttttggTATTTGTCTGTACATACATTTCTAGTGTGGATcctatgcactgtttttaaatgagacccctggtctggttgccaagcagttgtttttatagatgctctttggatgtataaaaccagactGTTGGCTACCCACTGGAGCTAACATTAGTTCACTGTTTAGATTGTGCATAtgaatataaatgttttatttttgtctatatggagatgctacacatcgttagctcGGTTGAtatcattttactgaaaccatgagcaccagagacaACCACAAGTTATTTAAATTCACCAGCATGATGGAAATACAAGTGGTGACTTCCTttttctgaagctgtcataacGTCAGAATGTGTCTCTTCCTTGATCACCCAGGAagtggtttttttttatgataattaAGTTATGactattgttttaacaggataaagtggtgttgtgttggtgtgCCGTAAAACAAGTGTCATGAcacataattgatatgttattcaaaCCCTAATTTTTATACATGTGATATTCACACTGGTTCAAAAAACAATTGGATTGTATTctctgatctttgctgagcaagagttttgtataaaaatgaattaaaggcTTGTCTCAAATATAAGCCTAAatgttcattattttttcatggaactgtattctggtcggggtgaaaagcctctgaaacaGCCTTTTAAATGAAGTAGAGTATTCACTGTTTAACATGCTCCTAAACCTGTCAtctcttagccttcacaagtgtaTCACATTAcagtgcaaagtcatccagtgggccatATGTCTGACACCCCTGATTTAAATGATAGATAACTGCAACTTTTACTTTGACACCTTGTGAGATTTTCCACGTAGAGGTATTATGGTGGTATCTCATCAAGGCAAATGGAAATTGttacatgctgctgctgctgctgctgctgctggggtcTGAATGGAAACCAACCAAGTGGGAGAAGTACCAAAAACCCCCTTTCGTGTTGAAGTATTAATTTCTTGCTGAAGTTTGAGAGATGTGGAAGTGCACAAATCTCTGATGCTCGACTGCATTGTGACTGAGTTACATTTTAATTGATAGTCCTGATAGCAGGGTGAGAATGAAGAGGAAAAGGGAAGCACACGACTTCACTGTGTAAACCAAAGCCACAATAGAGCTGATTTTTGTTTCTGATCGGTCAGTTCCTGATGCTTTACTTACAGTTATTGTAAAAGAATTGTACAGAGTTAGCAAATGGTTACATGAACATTTTGAGTTGTGGTCTGCTGCGTTGTTGTCTGAGAAGGCGGTGAGAGGTGAGAAGACAAAAGGCACATCCAGTGCAGTAAGGAAGATGAGATTAGCCTGATTGACAGGAAACGCTGAACAATCTTAAGAACACTGTGACCACCATAACACTATTTTTAAAATCTTCTACTGAGACAGAGCTGTTTAGTTTGTGTGGCACACCTTGTTTTAGATAGATATTTTCACATACCCAGAGATTAAAAACAATTGTTTCGCTTATCAACACTGCAAACATTTCGAAAGTTAATGTTTTAATCCAAGCGACAATTCAGCACCTGTTCAGTGAGTTTCAGTGTGAGTCAAAGGAAAGACAGCAAAGAATATTACTCTAAAGACAGGACAGAGTGGTTAGCTAACTGTAGTCAGAGATAGGCTACAGATATAACTAGTAAATGATACAGTGATACTGtccagacaaaatgaaaagcataAATACAGTAGAAGTGGAATGATATCACCTCAAAACTCCAGTAAACATACTGAATACAACACTGACTTCACAGCTCAGTAACAAACAGTCAACTTAAGCTCTGAAAATAAACATCCTCCAAAAGAAGACCTACTAACTCACCCAAAAGGCATCTTTGAATTCTAATTTCATCTTGGCAGCGGTTAAAAAATAGTCCCCGTTGGAGAATCCACTCAACTTCAAGTCACTTTATAACGCCTGGCAGTGAGACAGGCTGTTGCTCGCTGCAACAAGTGAAACGGATCATGACACATTCAGGAAACCAGCCGCCAAACAGCAACACTCACTCACTTACTCATTTGATTTAAATGAGGAAGAGCTGCAACATGTCAACGGTTACCACAACTGGACTGAGACTCGTGTCAGTTCACTTTGGGCACATGTGAGAAGACAACTTATGATGACACAGTGACAGTTCAACAAAGCTGTTGAATAAATGTGATCAAAGCAAACTTAAATTTCTTGTGGTTACAAGCATGTTCCCAGTTCCCTGTTCTTcaggatatgtgtgtgtgtttgagtggacaaaataacaggagTGGCTTGGGATATTATGCAATCCAATTTAACAGCATTGCAACAGGTACTAATTTGTTCAGACTTTGCTTACACAACACTGTGATCAGTTCAGAGGTGTGTAAGTGAGTCAGTGATGTATCATGCTTGTGTTGcaatgtgtgttttcctgccatTTAGTCCATAATCAATATTACAAATGATGGTTGACGGACAAGATCAGCAATGATGTAAATACACTGCAAGAACGTAAGTGCAACACAGGAAATAACATTACATTATCAATGACACATATAAGGAActacacaaaaatataaagttataaTTCATCGTGTGATACGTGCAGCTGTCTGCCGTAGTCTGTCACTTCACTGTTCATGAATGTTTCTTGGTTTTTCAAAACTTCAGCCACTGAGATCTTCCCATCTCCGTCAAGGTCCATTTCCTTGATGAGGTGAAGAGCCTGTTGATGACATGagcaaaacaagcaaacagaaaTCATCAAATAATCTGCCCTAGCACCATGGGGAGAAATTATATATAATCCTACCAAGCAACAGCTAAAGGAGCATCTATTTACTGATTAAAGAAGCAGTgggtaggatttagggggatctattggcaggaatggaatataatgcTCATTATTATGTTTCATTAGGAGGGTAAAATGCAGTGTGACATGGACAGCGGTTTGGTGTGGTGTCAGCATTGATACAGGcactgtcatggtgaagaggaagTTGAGGCAAAAGGCAACGTTCTCAAGTTACCCATCCGTTTATGTTCCGATCTTCACCTGTGGtcagacagtgacagtgaccgaaagaatgagatcgcggatacaagcagctgaagtGAGTTTCCTCCGTtaggtggctgggctcagccttagagacagaGCGAGGAGCACAGGCATCTGGAGGAACTCgtagtagagccgctgctccttcacgtcaaaGGGTCCAGTTGAGGGGGTTTgggtatctgatcaggatgcctcctgggtgcctcccgttagaggtgttccaggcactttcaactggtaggaggccctggggcagacccagaacacactggagggattatatatctcttCTGGCCTGGGAACATGTCGGGATCACCCAAGGGAAGGAAAGCATTGCAGGGGtgagggatgtctggagtaccttgctcagcctgctgctccccaaatgaaaatggatggatgttttcgtgagtttataatcacctgaaactaagtaTTGTTGTGGTCTCattagcttagaatgagcccttcATATCGACATAGGCAACAGGTCTTTTTCCACAGAACCCGGCACgttgccatgtttctacggtagcccagaacggacaaaccaaacactggctctagagagggcCTTTTGCATTGTTACCTTAAGTCCACTGTAGGTTCTACTTCCCTCAACTTTGAACTTCATGCCgctaaatccgacacactggtcctttaataTTTATCTATTATGCCATCAAAATCCGAGCAACACATTGGGACAGTTAAGTCTCACCTCTTCTCTTGCGGAGCCGTAGCTGTTAGGCGCAACCCAGCGGAGCTGCTCATCTCGATTCAACTTGCCATCCTTATCTTGATCATAGAGGTCTTTGAACCGCACTGTTTCTTCAATCTCCCACTGTGAAGGGGAATCCGCTGATGAGAGGAAAAAGTGTTACCACAGCTCAGGGGACGACAGCTGGTTATAGCAGAGGAAACTCCCAACAAACAGATCATCATCTATACCTTAAAATAATTTGTGGATAGTCTTTGCAATGCTGCTGGTTAGGAGTCTTACACTGTTTAAATGGAAAGACAGACTTTCTTTAACGTTCAGTTTATGGATTGGAGATCTTATGCATCATCTGACCACAGAAAAATTAGCTATGCCAGAAGAGGCTGTGCAGTCAACTTCTACACTATTTGGCAATCAGTTCTGGGTCTTGGAGAAAAGATGGGTGCCTCAGAACTTTCATATGTATAGATATAAAATTGCATCTTGTgtaatctggaaaaaaaatactttgaatACTTTGACTTTGTGGTCTTACCGTCACCACGGACATCTCCAATAAATTCTTTCAGGCTGATGAATCCATCCTTATCAGTGTCATATTCACTCAGCACATCTTCAATGGCAAAATCCTGTTTGGAAAAAAggataaataatttaattctaACATGAAATATGAAAATCACTCTTATAATGTGTGGAAGAATACATTATCATGTCAGGTTTTGCAGGAGCTATATTCATCTTACAGCCATGTGATCCACTTCAGACGGGTGGGTGAAGGCAAGAAACTCCATCACATTAAGCCCAGGAGTGCCGTTCACATCAGCAAAGTCAAAGCGCCTCTTCTCCTTCAGGTGGAGCTGATGGGAATGTGAGCCTGTGTTAAGGTACTACACATAACCAGGCTGTGGTTTCATGTGACAGGACAAATAAAGTATACTTACAAGTCTGAGAGATTCTTGCTCTGGATCATCCAGAACAGCGCTGTCATCCAAACTAATGAGCTGGTCATGAGCGACTATGTTGTATTCTTCCCACGTTACAACACCATCTTTGTTAGTGTCAAACTCAGGGAACCGTTCCTTTGCATCATCCAGGGCGTATTTCCTGTAGACCTGCTGAATCCACAGTGTGATCTCCTCTGgtgataaaaacacagcaggctGAGTATGACCTTGCAACACCTCTGTTTATCTTTGCCTTCTTCAAATGTAGAGAGACATACATCTACCTGAACTTAGCAGATTGTCACCATTCGTATCGATTCGCTTCACAATTTCCATCATCTTTTCCCTCTGTTCCTCTGGGCTGAGTTTCTTTAGCTCCTCAGTGTCCTAGATGGGCGTAAAATAAGCAGAGCAAAGAGTGAGCAGGTGATGAATGAAGAGGAGAAACTGGGCTGAAGAGTGTAAGAAAACATTAAGAAACCTCATCTCCCAGCAGGATGTTCATGTCATGTTCAGGGTTGTGCTGCTGGCCGGTGTAATGATCTTCATGGAGGTGTTtgtgagagctgtgtgcaaATCCAAACTGAAGTACCAGCAACACCAACAACACAGAGGATGCCATCTGTTGAGTAACACAATTATTAAACTGTAAATGAAATGCAAACACTGACTACAAAACCATTGAGAACTCAGGTGCCACAACGCAACGGCGCCATCTTGTGGTCAGCTAGCGGAAGTTCGTACAAGCTAAACTTTCTGAGTCCTACATGATGATGAAAGCCGCTAAGCCTACcaagaacaacaacaataagCTGACGAGAAGGGGcgacaataacacaaaaagcCTGTTAAAACTACTAGTTTCTATCTACTGTAGTTTTAATTCATTCctgttcctgtttgtgtttgagaaACACAGATGTAACGTTACATGCAGGCAGAATACAGGACGACATTAGCAGCGTTAGCCGAAATAACTAGACACCGTTATAGCAGACAGTCCACACAAGCCAGTGACAAAGTAGCTGCAAATAAGCTGATAAATTATAGAAATGAAGATGTTATTACCGTGGAAAGTCCTCCGTTCAAGTGTTGACAAAGTGCTACTCAGTCTAGAGGATACGTGCACTTCCGGCTACATattccaaaataaatgttttcttcttctggtgtgtgtgtgtgtgtgtgtgtgttacttttttgtgaaataccataaaacttcaatacATAGGTTATTATTTGCTTACATCACTGAAATCAAAGTGCATTTATTTGGGACAGGTGTcaatatgggacaggcctttaattcctttcacacaaaactattactcagcaaaGATTagaatcaaattgtttatttaaatcagtatgaatattacttacATAAAAATTAGGCTTAAGATAACATATCAGTTATGAACCATTCATTTTATCTAGCTCTGACAGAAAGAGCATCACAGAGAGTTATGGCACTCAATGATTCCAGCACATAGCGACACAACACCagtttatcctgttaaaacaatactcacaacttggattaatttttatgaaaaacccttttgattcttttgatccgAGGACCCTTAGGCACAAAacaaatatgaataacttacagggtaatcgaggaatggacacatagtTTGAGGTAGCAAataacctggttttatacatccaaagaactccaaagaagaagaagtttttttgccaaaatgtgtagccacaccaggctagtaaaagggactgggtgtgtAATTtggactaggcttttaactTAAGTTTTAGGGTAATACACTGTGTTGGGAAAGCTGCTTTAAAAACATAACTTTAAAGGACAGATATTACTTCACACTGAATATAGTTGTACTACAGCAAAGCTACCCTGGCAATAAATCTAGTTTGGTTAAGTTACTTAGAAAAAGCAGATCAAACTACTTTATAaaagcagggggaaaaaaatcaaagtgacTACATGTGATACAGCAATAGAATAACGTATAATACAGACAAGTCACATGCCAGCAGAAATGCCACTCAGCTGAGTTTATTGCAAAAAGAGCTCACTTGTTCACAGGTCATAAACcatgaaatgaataaaaatatccCGCTATTCATGGAAAAGTATAGGAATGTCTCCTCTGGCTTTGTATTCAATGTCTTTTAGTCAATGTATATACAGTGGATCTTCCATGAAAGAAAACAGTGGTGTGCAACTCTGCAACTTGTATGTATGAAAATCACAGGATAGATGAGTAATGACTCAGTTTTCCAATGCAAATCTATAGGAGCAACTGAGAAATTAATTCTGTTGGTAGATGAATGTGCTTGTGTCTCGAGCTCACCAATCTGTCTGTATTCCACCTCCCAAAAGTAATATTTGTACTTTAGTCAAAGCTGGAGATAACTGTAACATTCACTTCATTCATTTAGAGGCAGGTCTGATTTAATAGGGTTTTAAACCTGCTTTTTATGGTGGTCATAGTTCAGGCACACACTTAGATCTTCTGGTAGGGCCCAGTTTGTTGCATATAACTAACAGAAGCTGTGCAAATCCATGTTACTGCTCTTTGAGCaataacaggaagtcttttgtTCCCCAGGCCACAAGGCTATTCAACTCCTCCCAGTGACAGCAGGTTCAAACAGCTCACCTGTATTCTGACTTTATGCTGCTCAACTGTCAGTCAGTTACTGGTTATGTTGATCTTGCACAATTTGCATTATCTATTTACATCtatttgcatttgtattttttcagaTATTCACCCTCTGTTTGCATTTGAACTGGGAAGGGGGTGTTCAGAGTAGGGAAACGTCACCTGTAAATTTACACCATTTCCTCTGaatggaaaaattaaaaaaaaaaaaaaaaaggagaaagggTTGCTCccaagtgcttttattttgaaggcaggTTCACTTCTCTTCTGGCTTCCTGCTGTGTGTAGATGACTTGACGTTACTGAGAGATCAACCAAACGTCCCGCCCGATCCTTATGGTTGCCATGGTAGACAATTTGAAGCCCCGCCCCTTGACCTAAACTCTGCTGTACGTGATTGGCTGGTGAGTTTGTTGTGTCAAAGTTACGGCGATTCAATTGGATAATCGCATCGCCGGTCAAAATATAAACTCAACAGACTTCCTGCTTTTGTTAGGTTGTCCTTACTGTCATGTATTtatctgacatgtttttttcatcaaCTCTGACAACAAGAAAACCGTGTCCGTAGATTTTTATTTCCCACCGGCCGACGATTGAACTTACCGCGGGTCGATGTCCAAAGACAATCGCCACGATGGGCGACGGCGTGGCGCTGGGCAACACCGTCTCGGGCCGAGAGTTAGCCAAGGTGGGGACGGGAGG encodes the following:
- the rcn2 gene encoding reticulocalbin-2, whose amino-acid sequence is MASSVLLVLLVLQFGFAHSSHKHLHEDHYTGQQHNPEHDMNILLGDEDTEELKKLSPEEQREKMMEIVKRIDTNGDNLLSSEEITLWIQQVYRKYALDDAKERFPEFDTNKDGVVTWEEYNIVAHDQLISLDDSAVLDDPEQESLRLLHLKEKRRFDFADVNGTPGLNVMEFLAFTHPSEVDHMADFAIEDVLSEYDTDKDGFISLKEFIGDVRGDADSPSQWEIEETVRFKDLYDQDKDGKLNRDEQLRWVAPNSYGSAREEALHLIKEMDLDGDGKISVAEVLKNQETFMNSEVTDYGRQLHVSHDEL